The nucleotide window TCCAAGTCAAGTGACTTCACCACTTTTCAAAATTATGTGAATATTTCAATATCTGAAAGTCTAGATATTTCCGATATTTTCTGCTCTAATGACAAAGCTGCTGATTTTCAATCTTTccatttatttgcttttatttacaAACTAGAAGTggcaatataataaataatgtgtacaataagtataagtaaataaaatatgtgctttataagtgcttTATGATTTTCACTTTGACTTTTGATTAttatacatttgatttaatttcatattttcagaTTATTATTGCACACAAATGGCAATTTCtacccaataaaatattttaaagcttgaGAAAATCTATGCAAgtgtataatttcatatatatatatatatatatatatatatatatatatatatatatatatatatatatatatatataattttattaattgccATGACTTTACTTAGTctagaaattacatttataattaaattgcCCGAGATCAGGAGAAATCTTgttcttaataaatatatatatatatatatatatatatatatgtatatgtgtgtgtgttttttctttaacaaattaaagcaataaatataGTTCTAGGTCAAAGCAGCTGAAATTGTTGTTGTAGTTTACAACAGTTCTTAAAACTAATAGCTTAaaacaaatcttattttgtgttattttaagtAATTGTAAACAATTTTGTGGCCCCCTTTGGAAGTGTGTTGTTGCCCCCTAGTGAGTCCTGGCCCCCTGGTTGAGAATCACCCAAATGAATATTAATGATAAGTATAGACTTtacaattttcatattttgtAGTTTGGAGCTGAGACACAGCAGAGTAAAGTGGCCCCGAGTGTTGCAGCCAGTCGTCCTATAATGTCCAGTCGAGGAGAGCAGGTGGGTCGTCTTAGATTCTTCAGTTATCTTTGATGATCTCAGAAATGATTATGAATTGTCCTTCTCTCTGGCTGTAGGGTGGAAAGAATGAGATCTTTGTGGATGTTATAGAAAGGCTGTCTGTGGTTATTGGCTCCAAGGTGAGTACAACTCAAAAGAACCATGTTTTGAACTAAAACTCCTAATTGCTTACATCTTTTACATGCTACTCTTCTTTTAAGGGAGTTTTAATGAAAGCAGATATTCAGGGAGAgataagaataaaatgttttctccCGACCTGTTCAGGTGAGTTGGCTGCATTTTGCAGTCCATGTTAATGCAGACTGTGAAATGATCTTTCCTTTTATGATTGTATATTTCTTCTGCTCATCCTGTAGAGATGCGGATTGGACTGAATGAAGAGCTCAGTATTGGAAAGTCCGAGCTAAAAGGTTGAGTATGCAACACTGATCAATACAGATGTTTCTCGAGAGACTGTGTATGTTTAATTACAGCTGTGATTAAGTCTGTTTCCTTCTATTCTTCAGGCTATAGTTCAGCTGTGCGTGTAGATGAATGCAGATTCCATCAGGCTGTCAAATTGGATGAATTTGATACTTTCAGAATCCTGAAAGTTTGTCCGAGCCAAGGAGAGGTAACTTGCTGAGACACGCTCAGAAATGCActtcagaataatttctgaatggATAGTTGatgtagttgttttttcttcagCAAACAGTGATGCAGTATCAGCTATGTGATGAGCTGCCGTGTGCACCTCCGTTTCAGTTATTCCCCTCTGTAGAGAAGGATTATGTAAACAGGTCTGTAAACTTATCTATgggttttgacatttttatgcaaAACACATAACATGCGATCTAATCATTTGTTAGATTGTGATTATATAATATaggtatattatataatataacagaTCAATGAATGAATCGGTAAAATTAGTATATAAATGGTTAatgattattaaattgttttaagtggaatatttaaataaatgattataaatgactgaatgaatgaatataaaagacagaaaaataaacaCTGCTAATGTTTGGTTGCTTtcttgaaaaacacacacatacacaggttGAGAAGAATCCTTATATACTTGAAATTTAAACttaactttaaattaattaaaatctttttaaaGTGGAATTgtccatttttaaatgaaataaatgttaagtaaaattctgtttcaaattaatatatatttaatttaaattcagttcATTTCTTTATAGAGCTGGACATTAAAGGCAACATGAGCGACACCGATTGAACTTCAGAATggaataattgtttattattgataataaattGCTCTATTTAGTTAATATTGGTAGCTTTATCAAAATGCATAAACACCTCTTAACCGTGAAAAATCACTGTAATGCTCATCCTCTCAtggatttttatttgaataaatcttTCTTTGCAGGGTGTTGATTTTCCTCAAGCTTAGATGTGATCTTCCACCTAAAAGGTCAGTATTGCATAGTATTTAAAATGTCATGATGCATCAAAAGATTTGTCAATATGAGTACACGGTTCCATTACAACTGTTGTTCTTTATTTTGGCTGCAGTACGGCTCTTAATGTTTCCATCACTGTTCCTGTGCCAAAAGGCTCTACAAGGTCAGattttatttaacagcatggTTATTAGTGTTATTTAGTCTTGTGGACCATCTATAACCCCTGTAACCCCTCTCAATCCACTACAGTATGTCTCAGGAGCTCAGTAGTCCTGACCAGACCGCTGAACTGCAGCCGAAGAACAAAGCCCTGCTCTGGGAGATCCCACGTTTCCCAGGAGGAGCACAGTTGTCAGCTCTGTTCAAGGTGATGTTATTATATGGTCATTTGACTTGACACAATTTACGTGATCCATCACTGATGAGGTCAATTCTGTACCACAGGTGGATGTTCCTGGTCTAAGCTCTGCCTCTTTACTGGAGGTCGGCCCTGTCAGTATGTCATTTGAACTGCCCAAACAAACCTGCACTGGCCTTCAGATCCGCTTCCTCCGGCTCTCTCCAACTCAGACAGGACTGTCACAACGTTGGGTTCGATATGTCACTCATTCTGACTCCTACACCATACGGATCTGACCTAACCAGATGGAAAGAACATTAAACAAACTGCTGTGTGCCTCTTCCAGCtacaatttgtattgtttttttgttttgttttgttgggaAGATGGTAATAATCTATGCATATGAACAAATGAGCAGTTTTGCTcctttcattttaatatactgaatcTGGAGATTTTTGGAGATATGACAATATTGTCAAATATGACTatcaaaatagtgtttctttattaaaaaataaaataaacccagAGGTGTATAACATTGACTATGTATAAATGGcttctatatatatgtatacacacacaaaataaaagttttgtttacataatatatgagtgtgtactgtgtatatttattatttatatataaatacaaacacatgaatatatatatatatatatatatatatatatatatatatatatatatatatatatatatatatatatatatatatatatataaatgcataaataataaaattaatataattaaagaaGCGACTATTCagtgttattaaataaattttgCTCTCTGAACTGCCGCTTTTTTCTGTGGGTGTCAGATCACGTGACCCAACGGTAGCTCCACCCACCGCCATCTAcaggagctgctgctgctgctgtttacAATCAGTGTGTTTTTCTCCACAAATTCCTACAGCCAAATTCTCCCTCATTATGGGGGACAAGGCAGGCACCCGGTGAGTGTTTTTAAAACTTCAGACCTCAAAATCTTTTTCCGTGGTATCATTATTGTTGAAATTATAAAGCGAACTATGGAAAACCTAATACAAGCTGGATTGTAAATGGACGTGGATGGATAATGTGACTGAGCATGATGGAGAAACAGCACCTAATGTGCACGttaactatataaaaaattttgtaTAGATAATTGTGTTAGAAATATGTATTAAGCATTTGCAAATGTTTGATCAGAAGTCAGTTCATCCTTTAGCATGCATGTCGCATAGCCTGGCAGCTAACAACAGCTGCCCATGTTGGGTCTATGCAACATTCTCATGCTGCTCTTTCTGCTTATTAATAAAACTTAGtattattagttttaatattattgtCAGCATTATTGTAGCAATACTGGGCTTTTTAAGCAAACTAGTTTTCCCAGCATGCCATTTGTTGCTCTCCACCATTTGTTTGCTCTTGCCATCTGCTTCACTATAAAATGCTCCCACCTACTACATTTACAAGATCAGCATTGATGATGTCCGTGATTTATTCATGCGTTCATATCTCTAATTCTAAAGGGTATTCAAGAAGTCCAGTCCAAATTGCAAGGTAAGATGTTTTTATATATCATAGAGTCATAGTTTTGATTTCCAAAAGTAGTAGTTAAAATCCTGTCTGTTTTCACAGCTTACTGTATATTTGGGGAAAAGAGATTTTGTGGACCATCTAGATCAGGTGGACCCTGTTGGTTAGTGGTTTCAGATAAACGGTTCAATTGAATTTAAATGGAGAAGTGAAAGCTCACTGACATAATTCATATTTACTTCTGCTACAGATGGCGTGATTCTGGTTGACCCAGAATATCTCAAAGATAGAAAAGGTGAGCCAGAAAGCATCCTTGTTGTTTGGTATGAATGCCTTGAAAATACAATTCTGGACAAGACCTTTAAGTCAGTAATTATTATCATGTAAGGCCTGGTAAACAATTAAACTATGACTTTTTAAAGTTTCAAGTGAGCATTTGATGatggcaaaggtaatctaaatagGCAAAGGCAATGAGCATGCACAATTACATTTTGGGATaccaatatattgtgcatccctactgCTTGGTTTTCCTGTTGATGAACTGAAGCTTATCTCATATAGAGTGTTTTTGTATACTTATGACAGCGTACTTCACATCATATGCAAATTATGTCTTCACTTCTGGTGTTTCTCTCAAACGTTCTTCGTTTTTCCTCCAGTATTTGTGACCTTAACCTGTGCTTTCCGGTATGGCCGTGAGGACCTTGATGTTCTAGGGCTCTCCTTCCGAAAAGATCTTTACATCTACACTTTTCAGGCCTATCCTCCCATTCCCGAGGACTTCAAGCCCAACAGTCGTCTGCAGGAGAGGCTTTTGAAGAAACTAGGACAGAATGCCTATCCTTTCCATTTCATTGTGAGTTTCTACCCGATTCTACCTTTAAATAATGATGTTGTGATGCTtaaatttacttacattttttttttgttatatttgctttctaattattatttatgcatttatgttgtAATTCATTAAGACAATAAGAGTCATTACATTGCATGTTTTGACTATTTATTAAGAcaaataatatgaatttatataattGTCCATTTATCAGCTATAAGGTGAAAATAAATATTGGTATGCTACATTACATTAActttaatgtacttttttttttttttaataggaagTACTTGATCAGATACTTTATTagatatatttttctgttttttttagaTACCGCAAAACTTGCCATGCTCTGTTACTCTGCAGCCTGGGCCTGAGGACACAGGAAAGGTATTATCACTCATACAAGGCTCATTTTAACACTACAAACACCTTCTAACACCTTTAGATTTGTCAACCAATTTTGCACACATCCTGTTTGTGAAGATTTGGCGAACTTGTCCTTTGTTCTCCTCCGTCGTTCTCACTCCAGGCCTGTGGTGTGGATTTTGAGATCAGGGCTTTCTGTGCCAAAACGATGGAAGAGAAGAACCACAAAAGGTTTGATTATTTACAATTTCCTGCCCCAAATCATTTGTTTTCAGTGTAAAACAGTTTAGATCTTATTTGAAGCTTATTTCTTCCTCTACAGGAATTCAGTGCGACTTGTGATCCGTAAAGTCCAGTATGCTCCTGAGAACCCCGGCCCCCAGCCGATGGTGGAGACAACGAGGAGTTTCCTCATGTCAGACCGGTCTTTACACCTAGAGGCTTCACTAGATAAAGAGGTATCGCACTGTTTAACCCTGGATACAGATTAGGGCCCATTTGACCTGGAAGAGATttataaacatttctaaaacCTGCATTGTTTTTAGTGAGAGAACAAAAATTTGCAAGGGCTTTAGGTTATTCAAATAcacatcatttattttctttgatatatatatatatatatatatatatatatatatatatatatatatatatatatatatatatataatatataattattatttatttatttattttttttactatttttttttactattttttttagagATAACCATTTAAAAAGATGGTTGTTTTGGACCGGGGTATGCATGGAGTAGCTTAAGGTGTCATAAACTCTTTTTGTTAAATTATCTGTGGAATTATATTAGTgtcaaaaaacatttgaaaaatatatttaacattttccccACAACCCACACAATGTTGGGAGTGTATTTTGTTGATACATATGAATATGTATGCCTATTGACAAATCATTCCAGCTTGAAaaataatctcttttttttttgtcagaaagtaaacatttatgcaattaaaatgaatttgattGTTTGTAAACATAGTAATATCTGTTATTTTGATACAGATAAATGTTGGTTGCATAAATCTGGACTGTTTTTGAGCAATCATGAGTTATAAAGACAAAGGAATTTAGTAAATCATAGAAAGATTTTTAGTGCTGCCAAAATGATTAATCTTGATTAATTGCATCTAAAatgaaagtttgtgtttacattatAGATGTGTGTCTACtgtttatttatacaataatataGTATAAATGCAGTCACAtacaagtatatattttaaagatatttacatgattatatttatacataaattaaattataaattacatattttacataaaaataaaagttttcctacatatgtacatgcatgtgtgtgtgtgtacttttatatacaaaataaatatatattatgtataagaTGTGAAATATAAGATTATGTAaatgcaaacttttattttggatgtactTAATTGTgaataatcatttgacagcactacagattttttaaacattatgaaGGTTAACACCGATCAATGCTAATAAGAAATAATGAACCTATAAATAAGCACATTTTTTCTCACACAGCTGTATTACCATGGGGAACCCATCAGTGTTAACGTCCATGTCACCAATAACTCAACCAAGACTGTCAAAAGGGTTAAAATATCAGGTGAGTTACATCCAATAGTCCTCTAATTGCTATTTGTCGTTTGACATTTTCATGTCGCTTTCATCATCTATGATCTGTGTTCTTATTCTTACAGTACTGTTTATGTTTGTGTCTATGCAGTACGACAGTATGCTGATATCTGTCTCTTCAGTACAGCACAGTACAAATGTCCAGTGGCTCAGATAGAGGCCGAGTAAGTTTAGACTATATTGAAATCATTCTTTATCTGAACTTTATTCAAATAGTCAAGATTAATCACTGAGATGTCATTAAGAAAACCAACTTGCCCAGaaatgaaaaagataaaaaaCCACGTTGTCGTCTTTAGTCTGACTATGAAATCCTGTGTACATGGGTAATGATATGTATTTGTCCCGTCTTTGCATCCTGCAGTGATCAGGTGGCATCCAGCTCTACTTTTTGTAAAGTGTACACACTTACACCCACTCTCAACAACAACCGAGAGAAGAGAGGACTGGCGCTGGACGGAAAACTCAAACACGAGGACACCAACCTGGCGTCCAGTACTATGTGAGTACTGCTGTACTTAATCACCACATTTTAAGCATATACTCAGTGGTTACCATAAAAACACTTGTTTATGTCCTTATAAAATTTGAATTTTGTAGAATTACAAAATGCAACTTAAGGGCAGATTTACTAAACGGGGCAAATTGGCATTAGTGCGCAATTCCGTAAAAGTGTCGATGGGAGGGAAATTCAGCAGGTGATTTGCTAACAATGCACACATTAGAGAAAAATAATGATCAgcgcaatctaccaagagcagcgcAAATAACCCCCTATTTTCAGACATGCTTTACCGAGTGTTAAATAATGACGCAAATACCTGTATTTTCACGAGCGCAAACGTTAGTAAATCGCATTGCGTGGTTTATTTttactctcctcccataaatcTTGCgcctgaaagggaaactcctacaaatgcatacaGCGCTAATTCTTCTCTGCGTATCTGTAGTAAATTTTGACAGTACTATTGTAACGCCAAAAGATGGTTTGTGCTGGTGCAAGccgttagtaaatctggcccatttgcaaaaaaaaaggcaagttaaattaaaatattaacaaaatgcaAGTTTCATACTTTGAATTCTACCACTACTACTCTACTCTATAGTGTACAAAAATATCCCTGTTCATTTTCTTAATGCACTTTCATTGTCTTGTTGTGCATGGTTCATCAGTGAAAAACAGATGAATTTCCTGTTTGACAGTATGTCACGTTGTAGAAGTGAGTTTGGTGTTGATTTCAATTCTTCAAAGGATAAAGAGTCGATGGACTggttctgtctgtgtgtctgcctGCAGTGTGAAAGATGTGAGTAACAAGGAAGTTCTGGGGGTCCTGGTGTCCTATCGGGTCAAAGTCAAGCTGGTGGTCTCCCGTGGAGGGTGAGTCACCTGCTTCCTCTCTTACAGTCAGTCACACATTGTCCACAGATATTAAGAACTGCTAGATGTTGCCGTTGGTTTAGAGATTTAATGTCACATGTAATtcattgtgtgtttatgtgcacaaGATTCATGATATGATTCACCTGTCCTAAAGACACCATGTCAGTTCTGTGTGGAAAATTCCCATTAGTCAGTTTGTGAGGTTGACCTTATCTTTCTTTTTCAGTGGTGGTGCTTCAGTTAGCGTGCTGTGCTTTAGCTGTTCAATTTTTGCAGGATGCTGTGAGCCTTGTGTTATATATTCCCTCCCTGAACCCTCGCCTCTCTGTGCTGCTTCGTTCTGGTTATCAAATCATTTAGTCATTATCCCATTGTTTtatgtctctttctctttctgtctgtttccttcTCTTCCATCTGTCTCTTGCGTCAGGCTTTTAAGCAGCTTGCTGGAGAGGTAAATACATCCATTGTGCATTCTGGTGTCTTGCTATAGTGTCTCTTGGTTTGCCCTACGACAGAGATCTGCTTGGTGTTCAATGCTCTGCTCAACTTTACCCTGATGTTTCCTGTCTGACATCTGTAGTGGTAGAGCACTTACCTTAACACACATGAATCTGCATGTATGGATCAATCTCACTGAGAAATGTCTAGGTCATATTTTTATCTATAAATCCaaagaaagacattttataatgtaaataattccTGTTTTGGGCCTCTTTATTACACTAAGGAAAATCATCCTgtatagattttaatttttttttatactaaaataatatatgtgAAACACGTATTACTAGAATGATGTACATTTCCAGTTGTATTcacaaatttaaacaaattaattaaaaatatatatattttcacatcagggccgtgcacagaccttttgaggggcatgtgctgaaactgaaaaggggcacccccctcccttttttatatcaagattatttagtaagcctgcataaaaggaagaaatggtcaaatcttcatgacaaattcaataacacaaaataatagtctcaaaagctttagatttattcacgattaataacaacaataataataatattagataattcgataatatagataaacataaatatttgtagGGTCCTGTGTTTGTGAATTGCTCTTgctccctctttttttaaattgcatttatagagaACGAAAAATACTTGGCTCATACaaacatgttaaccaaataatacaaattagcttataaaaccaaacagaaaccaaaatctttttttattgaacttatatatattctcttttttagctattctgtttggttttataagctaatttgtattatttggttaacatgattatgaatgacattgagaagaggggaaggtgagcaatgagtcaagtatttttgacaaacttttttgaaatataatttaagtaattatgtccaactcaattccagattataagaaactatagccatacctttactataacatatccaacatgtatccgcctacctggcaaaaatttgatactgtggtggaccagggatgttggtttcttgaaggtctcttattcactacacttttcCTAAAATAAGAcagcaatgaataaataaataaaaatagtgtaaaaagtacagttgcagtgaaaagcatttctgaaggatcatgtgacactgaagagtactgatgtaatgatgctgaaaattcagctttgattacaaaaataaattacattttaaaatatattcaaatagaaaacagttatttaattttttttttatattacacaatattactgtttttgctgtattttggatcaaataaacgaagccttggaatgaatcatgaattacattctgcatgataaaatataaagatttcacagtgatcttctgtaaaaaaaaaaaa belongs to Carassius gibelio isolate Cgi1373 ecotype wild population from Czech Republic chromosome B10, carGib1.2-hapl.c, whole genome shotgun sequence and includes:
- the arrb2a gene encoding arrestin, beta 2a isoform X1, giving the protein MGDKAGTRVFKKSSPNCKLTVYLGKRDFVDHLDQVDPVDGVILVDPEYLKDRKVFVTLTCAFRYGREDLDVLGLSFRKDLYIYTFQAYPPIPEDFKPNSRLQERLLKKLGQNAYPFHFIIPQNLPCSVTLQPGPEDTGKACGVDFEIRAFCAKTMEEKNHKRNSVRLVIRKVQYAPENPGPQPMVETTRSFLMSDRSLHLEASLDKELYYHGEPISVNVHVTNNSTKTVKRVKISVRQYADICLFSTAQYKCPVAQIEADDQVASSSTFCKVYTLTPTLNNNREKRGLALDGKLKHEDTNLASSTMIKSRWTGSVCVSACSVKDVSNKEVLGVLVSYRVKVKLVVSRGGLLSSLLERDVSVELPFVLMHPKPTESTLLHSTSAAPVLDPPIDTNLIEFDTNSLTPDEDIVFEDFARLRLKGIIDKEEDC
- the arrb2a gene encoding arrestin, beta 2a isoform X2 translates to MGDKAGTRVFKKSSPNCKLTVYLGKRDFVDHLDQVDPVDGVILVDPEYLKDRKVFVTLTCAFRYGREDLDVLGLSFRKDLYIYTFQAYPPIPEDFKPNSRLQERLLKKLGQNAYPFHFIIPQNLPCSVTLQPGPEDTGKACGVDFEIRAFCAKTMEEKNHKRNSVRLVIRKVQYAPENPGPQPMVETTRSFLMSDRSLHLEASLDKELYYHGEPISVNVHVTNNSTKTVKRVKISVRQYADICLFSTAQYKCPVAQIEADDQVASSSTFCKVYTLTPTLNNNREKRGLALDGKLKHEDTNLASSTMIKSRWTGSVCVSACSVKDVSNKEVLGVLVSYRVKVKLVVSRGGLLSSLLERDVSVELPFVLMHPKPTESTLLHSTSAAPVLDPPIDTNLIEFDTNLTPDEDIVFEDFARLRLKGIIDKEEDC
- the arrb2a gene encoding arrestin, beta 2a isoform X5, whose amino-acid sequence is MGDKAGTRVFKKSSPNCKLTVYLGKRDFVDHLDQVDPVDGVILVDPEYLKDRKVFVTLTCAFRYGREDLDVLGLSFRKDLYIYTFQAYPPIPEDFKPNSRLQERLLKKLGQNAYPFHFIIPQNLPCSVTLQPGPEDTGKACGVDFEIRAFCAKTMEEKNHKRNSVRLVIRKVQYAPENPGPQPMVETTRSFLMSDRSLHLEASLDKELYYHGEPISVNVHVTNNSTKTVKRVKISVRQYADICLFSTAQYKCPVAQIEADDQVASSSTFCKVYTLTPTLNNNREKRGLALDGKLKHEDTNLASSTIVKDVSNKEVLGVLVSYRVKVKLVVSRGGDVSVELPFVLMHPKPTESTLLHSTSAAPVLDPPIDTNLIEFDTNSLTPDEDIVFEDFARLRLKGIIDKEEDC
- the arrb2a gene encoding arrestin, beta 2a isoform X4, producing MGDKAGTRVFKKSSPNCKLTVYLGKRDFVDHLDQVDPVDGVILVDPEYLKDRKVFVTLTCAFRYGREDLDVLGLSFRKDLYIYTFQAYPPIPEDFKPNSRLQERLLKKLGQNAYPFHFIIPQNLPCSVTLQPGPEDTGKACGVDFEIRAFCAKTMEEKNHKRNSVRLVIRKVQYAPENPGPQPMVETTRSFLMSDRSLHLEASLDKELYYHGEPISVNVHVTNNSTKTVKRVKISVRQYADICLFSTAQYKCPVAQIEADDQVASSSTFCKVYTLTPTLNNNREKRGLALDGKLKHEDTNLASSTIVKDVSNKEVLGVLVSYRVKVKLVVSRGGLLSSLLERDVSVELPFVLMHPKPTESTLLHSTSAAPVLDPPIDTNLIEFDTNSLTPDEDIVFEDFARLRLKGIIDKEEDC
- the ap4m1 gene encoding AP-4 complex subunit mu-1, whose product is MISQIFILSSKGDHLIYKDFRGEESKDAINVFYEMVTALSGNQPPVVMSHKGLNFIHIRQGGLYWVASTNTNPSPFTIIEFLNRLAALTKDYCGSLSEKSVRMNFALIYELLDEMVDFGYIQTTSTDILKNFIQTEAVSSKPFSLFDLSNVGLFGAETQQSKVAPSVAASRPIMSSRGEQGGKNEIFVDVIERLSVVIGSKGVLMKADIQGEIRIKCFLPTCSEMRIGLNEELSIGKSELKGYSSAVRVDECRFHQAVKLDEFDTFRILKVCPSQGEQTVMQYQLCDELPCAPPFQLFPSVEKDYVNRVLIFLKLRCDLPPKSTALNVSITVPVPKGSTSMSQELSSPDQTAELQPKNKALLWEIPRFPGGAQLSALFKVDVPGLSSASLLEVGPVSMSFELPKQTCTGLQIRFLRLSPTQTGLSQRWVRYVTHSDSYTIRI
- the arrb2a gene encoding arrestin, beta 2a isoform X6, producing the protein MGDKAGTRVFKKSSPNCKLTVYLGKRDFVDHLDQVDPVDGVILVDPEYLKDRKVFVTLTCAFRYGREDLDVLGLSFRKDLYIYTFQAYPPIPEDFKPNSRLQERLLKKLGQNAYPFHFIIPQNLPCSVTLQPGPEDTGKACGVDFEIRAFCAKTMEEKNHKRNSVRLVIRKVQYAPENPGPQPMVETTRSFLMSDRSLHLEASLDKELYYHGEPISVNVHVTNNSTKTVKRVKISVRQYADICLFSTAQYKCPVAQIEADDQVASSSTFCKVYTLTPTLNNNREKRGLALDGKLKHEDTNLASSTIVKDVSNKEVLGVLVSYRVKVKLVVSRGGDVSVELPFVLMHPKPTESTLLHSTSAAPVLDPPIDTNLIEFDTNLTPDEDIVFEDFARLRLKGIIDKEEDC
- the arrb2a gene encoding arrestin, beta 2a isoform X3, with protein sequence MGDKAGTRVFKKSSPNCKLTVYLGKRDFVDHLDQVDPVDGVILVDPEYLKDRKVFVTLTCAFRYGREDLDVLGLSFRKDLYIYTFQAYPPIPEDFKPNSRLQERLLKKLGQNAYPFHFIIPQNLPCSVTLQPGPEDTGKACGVDFEIRAFCAKTMEEKNHKRNSVRLVIRKVQYAPENPGPQPMVETTRSFLMSDRSLHLEASLDKELYYHGEPISVNVHVTNNSTKTVKRVKISVRQYADICLFSTAQYKCPVAQIEADDQVASSSTFCKVYTLTPTLNNNREKRGLALDGKLKHEDTNLASSTMIKSRWTGSVCVSACSVKDVSNKEVLGVLVSYRVKVKLVVSRGGDVSVELPFVLMHPKPTESTLLHSTSAAPVLDPPIDTNLIEFDTNSLTPDEDIVFEDFARLRLKGIIDKEEDC